A DNA window from Streptomyces sp. CA-278952 contains the following coding sequences:
- a CDS encoding ABC transporter ATP-binding protein, which yields MAAQFTARTEAGVEDVPRLAARGITVGYGDRTVIDKLDVTVPPGVITTIIGPNGCGKSTLLRTLSRLLKPAGGSVVLDGEDIGRLRTRDVAKKLGLLPQAPVAPEGLTVADLVARGRHPHQSWLRQWSSDDADVVRRALAMTGVADLADRPVDSLSGGQRQRVWISMTLAQGTDLLLLDEPTTYLDLAHAIDVLDLVDDLHESGRTVVMVLHDLNLATRYSDNLVVMRAGAVLAQGHPRDVITAELLHEAFGLRAEVIDDPVGDRPLIVPIGRTHVRREPWNGPAPEGR from the coding sequence GTGGCCGCTCAGTTCACCGCCCGGACCGAAGCCGGCGTCGAGGACGTCCCACGGCTGGCAGCCAGGGGCATCACCGTCGGATACGGCGACCGCACGGTCATCGACAAGCTCGACGTAACCGTTCCACCGGGGGTGATCACCACGATCATCGGCCCCAACGGGTGCGGGAAGTCCACCCTGCTGCGGACCCTGAGCCGGCTGCTCAAACCGGCCGGCGGTTCCGTCGTGCTGGACGGCGAGGACATCGGCAGGCTCCGTACCAGGGACGTGGCGAAGAAGCTCGGACTGCTGCCGCAGGCGCCGGTTGCGCCGGAAGGGCTGACCGTCGCCGACCTCGTAGCCCGCGGACGCCACCCGCACCAGAGCTGGCTGCGGCAGTGGTCCTCCGACGACGCCGACGTCGTGCGGCGCGCGCTGGCCATGACCGGCGTGGCGGACCTGGCCGACCGGCCCGTCGACTCGCTCTCCGGCGGCCAGCGCCAGCGCGTGTGGATATCGATGACCCTGGCTCAGGGCACCGACCTGCTGTTGCTGGACGAGCCGACCACCTACCTCGACCTGGCCCACGCGATCGACGTACTCGACCTGGTCGACGATCTGCACGAGTCGGGCCGCACCGTGGTCATGGTCCTGCACGACCTCAACCTGGCCACGCGCTACAGCGACAACCTCGTCGTCATGCGGGCGGGAGCCGTCCTGGCGCAGGGACACCCCCGGGACGTGATCACCGCCGAGCTGCTCCACGAGGCGTTCGGGCTGCGCGCCGAGGTGATCGACGATCCGGTGGGCGACCGGCCGCTCATCGTGCCGATCGGCCGCACACACGTCCGGCGCGAACCGTGGAACGGGCCTGCCCCGGAGGGCCGCTGA